A genomic region of Pseudomonas sp. MPC6 contains the following coding sequences:
- the metR gene encoding transcriptional regulator MetR: MLEIRHLKTLHALREADSLVDAADRLHLTQSALSHQFKELEERMGMPLFVRKTKPVRFTSAGLRLLQLADATLPLLRGAERDIARLAGGTAGRLHMAIECHSCFQWLMPTIDQFRDAWPEVELDLASGFSFAPLPALARGDLDLVVTSDPLELAGITYVPLFTYEAMLAVANQHRLAGKAYIVPEDLLTETLITYPVERDRLDIFTRFLEPADIEPAQVRTSELTVMMMQLVASGRGVCGMPHWALHEYSSRGYVKAKRLGEKGLFATLYAGIRADMLDAPYMRDFLLTAKDTSFSTLDGVSAVR, encoded by the coding sequence GTGCTTGAAATCCGCCACCTGAAGACCCTGCACGCCTTGCGCGAAGCTGACAGCCTGGTCGATGCCGCCGATCGGCTGCACCTGACCCAGTCGGCCCTGTCCCACCAGTTCAAGGAGCTGGAGGAGCGCATGGGTATGCCGCTGTTCGTGCGCAAGACCAAGCCGGTGCGCTTCACCAGCGCCGGATTGCGCCTGCTGCAACTGGCCGATGCCACCCTGCCGCTGCTGCGTGGCGCCGAGCGCGACATCGCGCGGCTGGCCGGCGGCACTGCGGGCCGCTTGCACATGGCGATCGAGTGTCACAGTTGTTTCCAATGGCTGATGCCGACCATCGACCAGTTCCGCGACGCCTGGCCGGAGGTCGAACTGGACCTGGCCTCGGGCTTCTCCTTCGCCCCGCTGCCAGCCCTGGCCCGTGGCGACCTGGACCTGGTGGTGACCTCCGATCCGCTGGAACTGGCCGGGATCACCTATGTGCCGCTGTTCACCTATGAAGCGATGCTCGCGGTCGCCAACCAGCACCGTCTGGCGGGCAAGGCCTACATCGTCCCGGAAGATCTGCTGACGGAAACGCTGATCACCTACCCGGTGGAGCGTGACCGGCTGGACATCTTCACCCGCTTCCTGGAACCGGCCGACATCGAACCGGCTCAGGTCCGCACCTCGGAACTGACGGTAATGATGATGCAACTGGTGGCCAGCGGACGCGGGGTGTGCGGCATGCCGCATTGGGCGCTGCATGAATACAGCTCACGGGGTTATGTGAAGGCCAAGCGCCTCGGTGAGAAGGGCTTGTTTGCGACCTTGTATGCAGGGATTCGTGCCGACATGCTGGACGCGCCGTACATGCGCGATTTCTTGCTGACGGCCAAGGACACCTCGTTCTCGACCCTGGATGGCGTCAGCGCCGTTCGCTGA
- a CDS encoding LysE family translocator: protein MIPLQDLLIFAGAALLMVLTPGPNMIYLISRSICQGRKAGVTSLLGVVAGFFVHLFAAAAGLTAVFLAVPLAYEVLKWAGALYLMWLAWQAVKPGARSPFEAQQLPPDSSRRLIAMGFLTSALNPKIAVFYLSVFPQFITPEHGSVFTQSILLGLTQISVSFCVNLLIALFAAGIASWFVNNPTWLALQRYFMGFVLSALAVRLMLEQRRTA, encoded by the coding sequence ATGATCCCGCTTCAAGACCTGCTGATTTTCGCCGGCGCCGCGTTGCTGATGGTGCTGACACCGGGGCCGAACATGATCTACCTGATCTCCCGTTCGATCTGCCAGGGGCGCAAGGCCGGAGTGACTTCGTTGCTCGGCGTGGTCGCGGGATTCTTCGTGCACCTGTTCGCGGCGGCTGCCGGTTTGACCGCCGTGTTCCTCGCGGTGCCGTTGGCTTATGAAGTGCTGAAGTGGGCCGGCGCGCTGTACCTGATGTGGCTGGCCTGGCAGGCGGTCAAGCCGGGGGCGCGTTCACCTTTCGAGGCGCAGCAATTGCCGCCGGACTCGTCGCGCAGACTTATCGCCATGGGCTTTTTGACCAGCGCTCTGAATCCGAAGATCGCGGTGTTTTACCTGTCGGTGTTTCCACAGTTCATCACGCCTGAACATGGCTCGGTGTTTACCCAGAGCATCCTCCTCGGCCTGACCCAGATCAGCGTCAGTTTCTGCGTCAATCTGCTTATCGCACTGTTCGCGGCGGGTATTGCCTCCTGGTTCGTCAACAACCCGACCTGGCTGGCGCTACAGCGTTATTTCATGGGCTTCGTGCTATCGGCGCTGGCCGTGCGGCTGATGCTTGAGCAGCGACGCACCGCCTGA
- a CDS encoding NUDIX domain-containing protein — MTLSSVSPRLIRIAAALLIGPDGRTLLVRKRGTEAFMQPGGKIEAHERPVHALARELDEELGLVIDPAQATYLGQFSAPAANEPGFVVQAELFQLTIDSAVSPAAEIEEVCWIDPATDGDLILAPLTRDLILPFYRASLTAIA, encoded by the coding sequence ATGACCCTATCCAGCGTCTCGCCCCGCCTCATCCGCATCGCCGCCGCCCTGTTGATCGGCCCCGACGGGCGCACCCTGCTGGTCCGCAAGCGCGGTACCGAAGCCTTCATGCAACCGGGCGGCAAGATCGAAGCCCATGAGCGACCGGTGCACGCCCTGGCCCGAGAACTGGATGAAGAGCTGGGCCTGGTCATCGATCCGGCGCAGGCCACCTACCTTGGGCAATTTTCGGCACCGGCCGCCAACGAGCCGGGTTTTGTCGTCCAGGCCGAACTCTTTCAGCTGACTATCGATTCAGCCGTATCCCCGGCGGCAGAGATCGAAGAGGTGTGCTGGATCGACCCGGCCACCGACGGCGATCTCATCCTGGCGCCATTGACACGGGACCTGATCCTGCCGTTTTATCGAGCCTCGCTGACCGCGATCGCCTGA
- a CDS encoding HD domain-containing phosphohydrolase, with the protein MEEQLPTTLTDKPKVLLVDDEASILNSLRRLLRGQPYDVLLATSGAQALEIMAQQSIDLVMSDARMPNMDGATLLAHIHQRYPDTTRIMLTGYADPTVIIKAINEGQIHRYISKPWHDEEMLLTLRQSLAYQHSERERLRLVQETRDQNQQLKLLNATLEKHVAARTAELQQTADMLDLAYEELKHSYVTSTEVFSLLANLRLAPAKQTNRQIIELVRVYCQRHDLDEGTRRDLTMAAALYNIGKLSWTDSMMTAPADLLHHNDRERYRGYPKQSESLLMTLEPMKDAARLILHHQERWDGNGFPDRLKGEAIPFGSRLLKLAVDFIELQRGLILERQMNSDEALVYIRNYAGRLYDPGMVEDFIQVCAAYLSDVSLADPSVKVLTTRDVAAGMILARNLNADNGMLLLNAGKVLNGALVEKLIAFEAMEGAKYAIFVKLPEDLNGATLEADKAAPALH; encoded by the coding sequence ATGGAAGAGCAACTCCCCACGACATTGACCGATAAACCCAAAGTGTTGCTGGTCGATGATGAGGCGTCGATCCTCAACAGCCTGCGTCGTCTGTTGCGCGGCCAACCCTATGACGTGCTGCTGGCCACCAGCGGTGCCCAGGCCCTGGAGATCATGGCGCAACAGTCCATCGACCTGGTGATGAGCGATGCGCGCATGCCCAATATGGACGGCGCCACGCTGCTGGCCCATATCCATCAGCGCTACCCCGACACCACCCGGATCATGCTGACCGGTTACGCCGATCCGACGGTCATTATCAAAGCCATCAATGAAGGGCAGATTCATCGTTACATCAGCAAACCCTGGCACGATGAGGAGATGCTGCTGACGTTGCGACAATCCCTGGCCTACCAGCACTCCGAGCGTGAACGCTTGCGTCTGGTGCAGGAGACGCGGGATCAGAACCAGCAATTGAAGCTGCTCAATGCCACCCTCGAGAAACACGTCGCCGCCCGTACCGCCGAGCTGCAGCAGACCGCCGACATGCTCGACCTGGCCTACGAAGAACTCAAGCACAGCTACGTCACCAGCACCGAGGTGTTCTCGCTGCTGGCCAACCTGCGGTTGGCGCCGGCCAAACAGACCAACCGCCAGATCATCGAGCTGGTGCGGGTCTACTGCCAACGGCATGACCTGGACGAAGGCACCCGTCGCGACCTGACCATGGCTGCGGCGCTCTACAACATCGGCAAGCTGAGCTGGACCGACAGCATGATGACCGCGCCGGCGGACCTGCTGCACCACAACGATCGGGAACGCTACCGCGGCTATCCAAAACAGAGCGAGTCGCTGTTGATGACGCTCGAGCCGATGAAGGATGCGGCGCGGCTGATTCTTCACCATCAGGAGCGTTGGGATGGCAATGGCTTTCCCGACCGGCTCAAGGGCGAGGCGATTCCGTTCGGTTCACGGCTGCTGAAACTGGCGGTGGATTTCATCGAGTTGCAGCGTGGGCTGATTCTCGAGCGGCAGATGAACAGCGATGAAGCATTGGTCTATATCCGTAACTATGCCGGGCGGCTCTACGATCCCGGGATGGTGGAGGATTTCATCCAGGTCTGTGCGGCGTACCTGAGCGATGTCTCGTTGGCCGATCCTTCGGTCAAGGTGCTGACCACCCGGGACGTGGCGGCGGGCATGATCCTGGCGCGCAACCTCAATGCCGACAACGGCATGTTGCTGCTCAACGCCGGCAAGGTGTTGAACGGGGCGCTGGTGGAAAAGCTGATCGCTTTCGAAGCCATGGAAGGGGCGAAGTACGCCATTTTTGTGAAGTTACCTGAGGATCTGAACGGCGCGACTCTCGAGGCAGACAAGGCGGCCCCAGCCCTGCATTGA
- a CDS encoding EAL domain-containing protein — translation MSMNSLLARTNRRILIVDDTASIHADFAKILSPASFDDDSLVSAENALFGTSAAISLQSFLLDSAFQGLQALDKVETALANDLPYAMAFIDMRMPPGWDGLETIERLWQVDPKLQVALCTAYSDYSWEDIDERLELGDRLLILKKPFDAIEIRQMASALTAKWQMTEDAALKMSLLEQAVEERTRELSDANIIVQNSPTILYRLRGEPSFPLMYISHNITKYGHIAAALVASANWAQELIHPDDQSKVDTAMARVLDRHAAGASIEFRMRTGNGAWRWVENRYIPVRDNEGRLLEVEGIIIDITERKMAEEKIALLARTDGLTGLANRATLIERLHQAFAAARRGAATFAMFYLDLDHFKRINDSLGHPVGDLLLQEVARRIKACVRENDVVARLGGDEFAILQLDVSDPTQSAGLAAKVRDALVSPYSLAGNDVRVSVSIGISSYSPACTSADGLLTQADMALYRSKEKGRNQYHFHSEEINQEVVERMAIASDLREAIEREELELHYWPEVDLSSGRILGMEAQVRWNHPERGLLEASAFLPAAEKTGAIVALGHWVLDRACRQMRQWRDAGMAPPVIAIKLSLAQLKSGPELIYDVLRTTARLELSPWDLRFDVTEATLAQTKWTHNDVLPRLRELGVKIAIDDFGTEYSSFDYLKTYQVNHLKLAQAFIDTAARDPACANTLRAIINFAREVGIGIIAEGVETQEQRNSLMATGSPMNAQGDYFSEAVSSQQAAELLKAGSIAPASHDLGPMHDNPQRATGDKG, via the coding sequence ATGTCGATGAATTCATTGCTGGCGCGGACCAACCGGCGAATTCTGATCGTCGACGATACTGCTTCGATTCATGCCGACTTCGCGAAGATTCTCAGTCCGGCCTCGTTCGACGACGACAGTCTGGTCAGCGCCGAAAATGCCCTGTTCGGCACCTCCGCGGCGATTTCACTGCAAAGTTTCCTGCTCGATTCGGCGTTTCAGGGCCTCCAGGCACTGGACAAGGTCGAGACCGCGCTGGCCAACGACCTGCCCTACGCCATGGCCTTCATCGACATGCGCATGCCACCGGGCTGGGACGGGCTGGAGACCATCGAACGGCTGTGGCAGGTCGATCCCAAGCTGCAGGTGGCGCTTTGCACCGCCTATTCCGACTATTCCTGGGAAGACATCGACGAGCGCCTGGAGTTGGGCGATCGCTTGCTGATTCTGAAAAAACCCTTCGATGCCATCGAAATCCGCCAGATGGCGAGCGCATTGACCGCCAAATGGCAGATGACCGAAGACGCGGCATTGAAAATGTCCCTGCTGGAGCAGGCCGTCGAGGAACGCACCCGGGAGCTGTCCGATGCCAATATCATCGTGCAGAACAGCCCGACCATCCTGTATCGGTTGCGGGGCGAGCCGTCGTTTCCGTTGATGTACATCTCCCACAACATCACCAAATACGGGCACATTGCCGCGGCGCTCGTGGCGTCGGCCAACTGGGCCCAGGAGCTGATCCATCCCGACGATCAATCGAAAGTCGACACTGCCATGGCCCGGGTGCTCGACCGCCATGCGGCGGGCGCCTCCATCGAGTTCAGGATGCGCACCGGCAATGGCGCCTGGCGCTGGGTGGAAAACCGCTACATCCCGGTACGCGACAATGAGGGCCGCTTGCTGGAAGTCGAAGGCATCATCATCGACATCACCGAGCGCAAAATGGCCGAGGAGAAAATCGCCCTGCTGGCCCGCACCGACGGGCTGACCGGGCTGGCCAACCGCGCGACGCTGATCGAACGGCTGCACCAGGCGTTCGCTGCCGCGCGACGGGGCGCCGCCACCTTCGCCATGTTTTACCTGGACCTGGATCACTTCAAACGCATCAACGACTCCCTGGGTCACCCGGTGGGCGACCTGTTACTGCAGGAGGTTGCACGCCGAATCAAGGCCTGTGTGCGGGAAAACGATGTGGTCGCACGCCTGGGTGGTGACGAGTTCGCAATCTTGCAACTGGATGTCAGTGACCCGACCCAATCCGCAGGGCTGGCCGCCAAGGTCCGGGATGCGCTGGTGTCGCCCTACTCCCTGGCCGGCAACGATGTGCGGGTCTCGGTCAGCATCGGCATCAGCAGCTACAGCCCGGCCTGCACCAGCGCCGACGGGCTGCTGACCCAGGCCGACATGGCGCTGTATCGCTCCAAGGAAAAGGGGCGCAACCAGTACCACTTCCACTCCGAGGAGATCAATCAGGAGGTGGTCGAGCGCATGGCCATCGCCAGCGACTTGAGAGAAGCCATCGAACGCGAGGAACTGGAACTGCATTACTGGCCGGAAGTGGACCTGAGCAGCGGCAGGATCCTCGGCATGGAAGCACAGGTCCGCTGGAACCACCCGGAACGCGGGCTGCTGGAAGCTTCGGCATTTCTGCCCGCAGCGGAAAAGACCGGCGCCATCGTCGCCCTCGGTCACTGGGTGCTGGATCGTGCGTGCAGGCAAATGCGCCAGTGGCGCGACGCCGGCATGGCACCTCCGGTGATCGCGATCAAACTGTCCCTGGCCCAGCTCAAGAGTGGTCCCGAACTGATCTACGACGTGCTGCGCACCACCGCGCGCTTGGAACTGAGCCCCTGGGACCTGCGCTTCGATGTCACAGAAGCGACGCTGGCCCAGACCAAATGGACCCACAACGATGTGTTGCCACGCCTGCGTGAGCTGGGGGTGAAGATCGCCATCGACGACTTCGGCACCGAGTATTCCTCCTTCGACTACCTCAAGACCTATCAGGTCAATCACCTGAAACTCGCCCAGGCCTTCATCGACACCGCGGCCCGCGACCCGGCATGCGCGAACACCTTGCGCGCCATCATCAACTTCGCCCGGGAGGTAGGGATCGGCATCATTGCCGAGGGCGTCGAAACGCAGGAGCAGCGCAACTCGCTGATGGCCACCGGCTCGCCGATGAACGCCCAGGGCGATTACTTCAGCGAAGCCGTCAGCAGCCAGCAGGCTGCCGAGCTGCTGAAGGCCGGCAGTATCGCGCCCGCGAGCCACGACCTGGGGCCGATGCACGACAACCCGCAACGCGCCACCGGGGACAAAGGATGA
- a CDS encoding EAL domain-containing protein, with amino-acid sequence MKTPFVRTNRRILIIDDTPSIHEDFRKILGTQNENEQSLAGTEEALFGTVQQDRLSFQLDSAYQGSEALEQVQCALAEGRPYAMAFIDMRMPPGWDGLETIEQLWKADPHLQIALCTAYSDYSWEDMAERLEFGDQLLVLKKPFDSLEIRQMASALTWKWQMTQDAAIKVLSLEQTIEARVLELLKVSHLLQYDVLTELPNSTLLGDRLNQSLALSRRHDKQLAVMFLGLDRFKRINNALGHPAGDQMLKQVGRNLVASVRESDSVFRYGSDEFVVILADIRHPQQTTVIAEKLLKAIRAPQHIAGHDLSVTASLGISVYPDDGFDAISLIKKAETAMRNVKESGPNDFSFFIDEMNQRARDQQSIETGIRLALERNEFVLHYQPRLDLGSGQVVGAEALIRWHKPGHGCVYPSDFIGVAEDSGLIVPLSKWVLAQACRQACLWQAAGLPKICMSVNVSAIDFRQRDFVDGIEQVLKDTGLEPALLELEITEGVLMQNIDATVTALNRIKALGVRLAIDDFGTGYSSLSYLRRFPVDVLKIDQSFIRSLSSDSNDAALVSAIISLGRSLKLTIIAEGVETLQQLDFLKAHQCEEGQGYYFSKAVEPDAFVRYLQSVQPSSSVFM; translated from the coding sequence ATGAAAACCCCTTTCGTGCGAACCAACCGGCGCATTCTGATCATCGACGATACGCCCTCGATCCATGAGGATTTTCGCAAGATCCTTGGCACGCAAAACGAAAATGAACAAAGCCTGGCCGGCACCGAAGAAGCCCTGTTCGGCACCGTGCAGCAAGATCGACTGTCGTTTCAGCTCGACTCGGCCTACCAGGGTTCGGAAGCCCTCGAACAGGTCCAGTGCGCACTGGCCGAAGGTCGACCTTATGCCATGGCCTTCATCGACATGCGCATGCCACCGGGCTGGGATGGCCTGGAGACCATCGAACAGCTGTGGAAGGCCGACCCACACCTGCAAATTGCCTTGTGCACCGCCTATTCCGATTACAGCTGGGAAGACATGGCGGAGCGGCTGGAATTCGGCGACCAGCTGCTGGTGCTGAAAAAACCTTTCGACAGCCTGGAAATCCGGCAGATGGCCAGTGCCCTGACCTGGAAGTGGCAGATGACGCAGGACGCGGCCATTAAAGTCCTGAGCCTGGAGCAAACCATCGAGGCCCGGGTCCTCGAACTGCTCAAGGTTTCGCATCTGTTGCAGTACGACGTCCTGACCGAGCTGCCCAACAGCACGTTGCTCGGTGACCGCTTGAACCAGTCGCTGGCGCTGTCCCGGCGCCATGACAAGCAACTGGCGGTGATGTTTCTGGGGCTCGACCGCTTCAAACGCATCAACAACGCACTGGGCCATCCGGCCGGTGACCAGATGCTCAAGCAGGTCGGGCGCAATCTGGTGGCCTCGGTGCGTGAGTCCGACTCGGTGTTCCGCTACGGTTCGGACGAATTCGTGGTAATCCTCGCCGACATCCGCCACCCCCAGCAGACCACGGTCATCGCCGAAAAACTCCTCAAGGCTATCCGTGCACCCCAGCACATCGCAGGCCACGACCTGAGCGTCACCGCCAGCCTGGGCATCAGCGTCTATCCCGACGACGGCTTCGATGCGATCTCGCTGATCAAGAAAGCCGAAACCGCGATGCGCAACGTCAAGGAAAGCGGCCCGAACGATTTCAGTTTTTTCATCGACGAAATGAACCAGCGCGCCCGGGATCAGCAAAGCATCGAGACGGGCATTCGCCTGGCGCTGGAGCGCAACGAATTTGTCCTGCATTACCAACCCAGACTGGACCTGGGCAGCGGTCAGGTAGTCGGTGCCGAGGCCTTGATCCGCTGGCATAAACCGGGGCATGGCTGCGTCTACCCGTCAGATTTTATCGGCGTGGCCGAAGACAGCGGCCTGATCGTCCCGTTAAGCAAATGGGTGTTGGCCCAGGCCTGTCGACAAGCCTGCTTGTGGCAGGCGGCCGGGCTGCCGAAAATCTGCATGTCGGTCAATGTATCGGCCATCGATTTTCGCCAACGGGACTTTGTCGACGGCATCGAACAGGTACTCAAGGACACCGGTCTGGAGCCGGCCTTGCTCGAACTGGAAATCACCGAAGGCGTGTTGATGCAAAACATCGATGCCACCGTGACCGCCCTGAACCGGATCAAGGCATTGGGGGTGCGACTGGCCATCGATGACTTCGGTACCGGTTATTCCAGCCTGAGTTACTTGCGGCGCTTTCCCGTCGACGTGCTGAAAATCGACCAGTCGTTCATTCGCAGCTTGAGCAGCGACAGCAACGACGCCGCGCTGGTCAGCGCCATCATCAGCCTGGGCCGCAGCCTCAAGCTGACCATCATTGCCGAAGGGGTGGAGACCCTCCAACAGCTGGATTTCCTCAAGGCCCATCAATGCGAGGAAGGCCAGGGCTACTACTTCAGCAAAGCCGTGGAGCCGGACGCATTCGTCCGGTACCTGCAATCGGTGCAGCCCTCTTCCTCCGTCTTCATGTGA
- a CDS encoding cytochrome c peroxidase, whose product MSPFFHHLLLVPLFGLCLSAGAAPLDEPLKPLPAVPRQDPLRVELGRQLFNEPRLSVNGSLSCSSCHRLEKGGADNQAFSIGFAGLPVAINTPSVFNASLNIRQFWNGRADTLEAQIHEVVQSPSEMGSNWEHVVQTLSADSAYQASFANAYPDGVTMNNVQNALATYERTLLSKNSRFDQYLLGDTDILTREEKYGYQRFKEYGCIACHQGVNIGGNMFQKFGVMGDYFQARGKLVESDLGRYLVTRDEEDRNVFKVPSLRNVAVTAPYFHDGSASTLEDAVDVMFKFQLGRVPSTEDKHLIIKFLKTLTGEWGGKPL is encoded by the coding sequence ATGTCGCCCTTCTTTCACCACCTGCTTCTGGTGCCGTTGTTCGGGCTCTGTCTGAGCGCCGGCGCCGCTCCTTTGGATGAACCGCTCAAACCATTGCCGGCGGTGCCCAGGCAGGATCCGCTGCGGGTCGAACTCGGGCGCCAGTTGTTCAACGAACCACGCCTGTCGGTCAACGGCTCGTTATCCTGTTCAAGCTGCCACCGGCTGGAAAAAGGCGGTGCCGACAACCAGGCATTTTCCATCGGTTTCGCCGGTCTTCCGGTGGCGATCAACACCCCCAGCGTATTCAACGCCAGCCTGAATATTCGGCAATTCTGGAACGGTCGAGCCGACACCCTCGAAGCCCAGATCCACGAAGTGGTACAGAGCCCCAGCGAAATGGGGAGCAACTGGGAGCACGTAGTGCAGACGCTGTCCGCCGATTCGGCTTATCAGGCCTCATTTGCCAACGCCTACCCGGACGGCGTGACCATGAACAATGTGCAAAACGCCCTGGCCACCTACGAACGCACGCTGCTCAGCAAAAACTCACGCTTCGACCAATACCTGCTGGGTGATACCGATATTCTTACCCGGGAGGAAAAATACGGTTACCAGCGCTTCAAGGAATACGGCTGCATCGCCTGTCACCAGGGGGTGAACATCGGCGGCAACATGTTCCAGAAGTTCGGGGTGATGGGCGATTACTTTCAGGCTCGGGGCAAGCTTGTGGAATCCGACCTGGGCCGTTATCTGGTGACCCGGGACGAAGAGGATCGCAATGTGTTCAAGGTACCCAGCCTGCGCAACGTCGCCGTGACCGCGCCGTACTTTCACGATGGCTCGGCCAGCACCCTCGAAGACGCGGTAGACGTGATGTTCAAGTTCCAGCTCGGGCGCGTTCCTTCCACCGAGGACAAACACCTGATCATCAAATTCCTCAAGACCCTGACCGGTGAATGGGGAGGCAAACCCTTATGA
- a CDS encoding DAHL domain-containing protein has translation MRISRRRNLALLGIVAVMLASTLLFLYFKSNSNQTTTYAESRDLIARIKQLNAQWETEILKARIAISHNYDPLVAPLTEMTELWQRFDTMASSHGRHDSPTWRASHDAYQKTLQKKTRLVEQFKSHNAVLRNSLAFLPTAEDDIQQQLGQLVDGDKLQLQNIATDTYDLLLSSLEFAQVTSDDKAADILLGLSKLAVNKERLPEQFHSPIDILSNHISLILREQPVVNRLLQDIEAIPVAERLDDITSLLNTDQQRADAVDQRYHFYMLVFSVLLVLLLVYLAIQLMRSFTVIQRVNKALQSANDDLELRVEERTRELKDTQSELLDTARQAGMAEIATNVLHNVGNVLNSVNISADLVSRKLRASKAQGLGKAMQLINGHPGDLGTFLTQDEKGKLLPGYLNQLVDAIALEQQGMTEELAQLSKSVDHIKDIVATQQSYAGANSLMEPLHISELLEDALRMNAGALTRHHVKVIKEYNEVPQVMGDKHRLLLILINLISNAKYAMSELGNRPRQMTLGVKIVEDSILQVSVKDDGEGIAEENMTRIFAHGFTTRKEGHGFGLHSCALAAIEMNGHLSAHSDGPGKGALFTLQIPLKIVPEPA, from the coding sequence ATGAGGATCTCTCGCCGCCGCAACCTGGCGCTGTTGGGCATCGTCGCCGTGATGCTGGCCTCGACGCTGCTGTTCCTGTACTTCAAATCCAACTCGAACCAGACCACGACCTACGCCGAGTCCCGGGACCTGATCGCGCGGATCAAACAGTTGAATGCCCAGTGGGAAACCGAGATTCTCAAGGCCAGGATCGCCATCAGCCACAACTACGACCCCCTGGTCGCACCGCTGACCGAGATGACTGAGCTGTGGCAACGGTTCGATACGATGGCGTCCAGCCACGGCCGCCACGACTCGCCGACCTGGCGCGCCAGCCATGACGCTTACCAGAAAACCCTCCAGAAAAAGACCCGGCTGGTGGAGCAGTTCAAGTCGCACAACGCCGTGCTGCGCAACTCGCTGGCCTTCCTGCCCACTGCCGAGGACGACATTCAGCAACAGCTGGGGCAGTTGGTGGACGGGGACAAACTGCAACTGCAGAACATCGCCACCGACACCTACGATTTGCTGCTCAGCAGCCTCGAGTTCGCCCAGGTCACCTCCGACGACAAGGCGGCTGACATCCTGCTCGGGCTGAGCAAACTGGCGGTCAATAAAGAGCGTCTGCCTGAACAGTTCCACAGTCCGATCGATATTCTGAGCAACCACATTTCACTGATCCTGCGCGAGCAACCGGTGGTCAATCGATTGCTACAAGACATTGAAGCCATCCCCGTGGCCGAACGCCTGGACGACATCACCAGCCTGTTGAACACGGATCAGCAGCGGGCCGATGCGGTCGACCAGCGCTATCACTTCTACATGCTGGTGTTTTCAGTCCTGCTGGTGCTGTTGCTGGTGTACCTGGCGATTCAGCTGATGCGCAGTTTCACGGTGATCCAGCGCGTCAACAAAGCCCTGCAATCGGCCAACGACGATCTTGAACTGCGGGTGGAAGAACGCACCCGCGAGCTCAAGGACACCCAAAGCGAACTGCTCGACACTGCGCGCCAGGCCGGCATGGCCGAAATCGCCACCAACGTGTTGCACAACGTCGGCAACGTACTCAACAGCGTGAACATTTCCGCCGACCTGGTCTCGCGCAAACTGCGCGCCAGCAAGGCCCAGGGCCTGGGCAAGGCCATGCAGCTGATCAACGGGCATCCAGGCGACCTCGGTACTTTTCTCACCCAGGACGAGAAAGGTAAATTGCTGCCCGGCTATCTCAATCAACTGGTGGACGCGATTGCCCTGGAACAACAAGGCATGACCGAGGAACTGGCGCAGCTGAGCAAAAGTGTCGACCACATCAAGGACATCGTCGCCACCCAGCAATCCTATGCCGGCGCCAACAGCCTGATGGAACCGCTGCACATCAGCGAATTGCTCGAAGACGCCCTGCGCATGAATGCAGGCGCCTTGACCCGGCATCACGTCAAGGTGATCAAGGAGTACAACGAGGTGCCGCAGGTCATGGGCGACAAGCACCGGCTGCTGCTGATCCTGATCAACCTGATCAGCAATGCCAAGTACGCCATGTCCGAGTTGGGCAATCGCCCGCGGCAAATGACCCTTGGGGTAAAAATAGTCGAGGATTCGATCCTGCAAGTCAGCGTCAAGGATGACGGCGAAGGCATCGCCGAGGAGAACATGACGCGCATCTTTGCCCACGGTTTCACCACCCGCAAGGAAGGCCATGGTTTCGGCCTGCACAGCTGTGCCCTGGCTGCCATCGAGATGAACGGCCACCTCTCTGCCCATAGTGACGGCCCGGGCAAAGGCGCGCTGTTCACCTTGCAGATCCCGCTTAAAATCGTTCCGGAGCCTGCATGA